In Helicobacter mastomyrinus, a single genomic region encodes these proteins:
- the guaA gene encoding glutamine-hydrolyzing GMP synthase, whose product MQHNPSILVLDFGSQYTQLIARRLREYGVYTEIVPYFEKLDSIKAKNPKGIILSGGPASVYEKDAYKPDFGLFSLGVPVLGICYGMQLIAQHFGGHVMRAEAQEFGKAVLEIKDKANRLFKGVKQDSIVWMSHADKVESIPQGFVELAKSGNTHYCAIADYKCKIYALQFHPEVVHSECGGQMLRNFAVGICGADTSWNMRNFAQNEIVKLRQIVYGSGVRQCVNPAFKTIKEAFKEIGKAQVIKKLLKIWEDSVRATQEVSEEFITHRRKEIEKDYIAKAEEILICTTTEEWLGFIAVQKNEITLLFIVPQYFGKGIGKALLKETLNRHLYPFEKIKLNSRKQAISYYSKLGFYKAGEPFCVGNYREIMLTPMEVAREDLECALESLRDSLHFITFVEAFKHIGKAQAIERLVEIWEQGARVTHKDLSEDEIADMREEIREAVLESKILLIVQKNREWLGFIAVEKNEIAMLFVAPSAFKSGVGKALLQEAFTRYLGKYKVIKVASLEWALGFYQALGFAKTGEKPIPAGSAGAFSPELIPLNITSESLQKSLGLEAQDSNEGVREKVRCAWATDKDEAARKLYEDYHDNEWGVPLHEDKKLFEFLLLEGFQAGLSWITILKKREHFRAAFDDFDYHKIITYDESKIESLMQHKGIIRNRAKIEAAIINAKAFLAVQREFGSFDKYIWGFVNHKPIINTFESIADLPATTPLSDTISKDLKKRGFKFVGSTIVYAFMQAVGIVNDHLTSCFKRNSSLGMQCDKVLDFSQGTDAKSANLTKNPKNLHSHTANTRIVDSQHTESSDTKGQSHLESSADSGSAVSRDYQEQDNIEAEAVEMRKGGFQGGGEGSLLDINDQADNAESALYRSNATLSKVLCAVSGGVDSSVVATLLHRAIGGDLIPVFVDTGLLRKGEREAVEKMFRENLKVPLITADASALFLSRLKGVIEPEKKRKIIGETFIEVFEKEAKKHNTKGEIKFLAQGTLYPDVIESVSVKGPSKTIKSHHNVGGLPEWMKFELIEPLRELFKDEVRALGRELGMPESMLMRHPFPGPGLAIRIMGEVNKADLDLLREADSIFIDELHKQGYYDKVWQAFCVLLNVRSVGVMGDNRTYDNTICVRAVEAIDGMTATFAHLPHDFLESVSNRIVNEVEGINRVVYDITSKPPGTIEWE is encoded by the coding sequence ATGCAGCACAATCCTTCAATACTTGTCTTAGATTTTGGCTCTCAATACACACAGCTTATCGCAAGGCGTTTGCGTGAATATGGCGTTTATACCGAGATTGTCCCTTATTTTGAAAAGCTAGATTCTATCAAAGCTAAGAATCCTAAAGGTATTATCCTAAGCGGAGGACCTGCAAGTGTGTATGAAAAAGATGCATATAAACCAGATTTTGGCTTATTTTCTCTTGGTGTGCCTGTGCTTGGAATCTGCTATGGTATGCAGCTTATTGCTCAACATTTTGGTGGGCACGTGATGAGGGCAGAAGCACAAGAGTTTGGCAAGGCGGTGTTAGAGATAAAAGATAAAGCAAATAGGCTTTTTAAAGGAGTGAAGCAAGATTCTATCGTATGGATGAGCCACGCAGATAAGGTGGAATCTATCCCGCAAGGCTTTGTAGAGCTTGCAAAATCGGGTAACACGCACTATTGTGCTATTGCGGATTACAAGTGCAAGATTTATGCCTTGCAGTTTCACCCCGAAGTCGTACATAGCGAGTGTGGGGGGCAGATGTTGCGTAATTTTGCAGTGGGGATTTGTGGTGCGGATACAAGTTGGAATATGCGAAACTTTGCACAAAATGAAATTGTAAAATTGCGCCAAATCGTGTATGGAAGTGGGGTTAGGCAATGTGTGAATCCTGCTTTTAAAACCATAAAAGAAGCTTTTAAAGAAATAGGCAAAGCACAAGTGATAAAAAAGCTTCTTAAAATTTGGGAAGATTCTGTAAGAGCCACGCAAGAAGTGAGTGAGGAATTTATCACCCATAGACGTAAAGAGATAGAAAAAGATTATATTGCAAAGGCAGAGGAAATACTGATATGCACGACAACAGAGGAGTGGCTAGGCTTTATTGCGGTGCAAAAAAATGAAATTACTTTGCTTTTTATCGTTCCGCAATATTTTGGCAAAGGGATTGGCAAAGCATTACTTAAAGAGACTTTGAATCGGCATTTATACCCATTTGAAAAAATCAAACTTAATAGTCGTAAGCAAGCCATCTCTTATTATAGTAAACTAGGTTTTTACAAAGCAGGAGAACCCTTTTGCGTTGGAAATTATCGGGAGATTATGCTAACGCCTATGGAGGTAGCAAGGGAGGACTTAGAGTGTGCCTTGGAATCCCTAAGGGATTCTTTGCATTTTATCACCTTTGTAGAAGCCTTTAAGCACATTGGTAAAGCACAAGCCATAGAAAGGCTTGTTGAAATCTGGGAGCAGGGCGCAAGAGTCACCCACAAAGATTTAAGTGAAGATGAAATCGCGGATATGAGGGAGGAGATACGAGAGGCTGTTTTAGAATCCAAAATTCTACTGATAGTGCAAAAAAATAGGGAATGGTTAGGCTTTATTGCAGTAGAAAAAAATGAAATTGCAATGCTTTTTGTTGCGCCGAGTGCCTTTAAAAGTGGGGTGGGTAAAGCTCTGCTGCAAGAAGCATTTACGCGATATTTAGGCAAATATAAAGTGATAAAGGTAGCAAGTTTAGAGTGGGCTTTGGGATTCTATCAAGCTTTAGGATTTGCAAAAACAGGAGAGAAACCTATCCCCGCAGGGAGTGCAGGTGCATTTTCACCCGAGCTTATCCCGCTAAATATTACGAGTGAGAGTTTGCAAAAGTCTTTAGGGCTTGAGGCGCAAGATTCAAATGAGGGCGTGCGTGAAAAGGTGCGTTGCGCTTGGGCTACCGATAAGGACGAGGCGGCGCGTAAGCTCTATGAGGACTATCACGATAACGAATGGGGTGTGCCACTCCACGAGGATAAGAAGCTTTTTGAGTTCCTTTTGCTAGAGGGTTTTCAAGCGGGACTTTCTTGGATTACAATCCTTAAAAAGCGTGAGCATTTTAGGGCAGCGTTTGATGACTTTGATTATCATAAAATCATCACTTATGATGAAAGTAAAATAGAATCTTTAATGCAGCACAAGGGGATTATTAGGAATCGTGCCAAAATAGAAGCAGCGATTATCAATGCTAAGGCATTTTTGGCTGTGCAAAGAGAGTTTGGGAGCTTTGATAAATATATTTGGGGCTTTGTCAATCATAAGCCCATTATCAATACCTTTGAGAGTATTGCAGATTTACCCGCTACTACGCCATTATCCGATACAATTAGCAAGGATTTAAAAAAGCGTGGATTTAAATTCGTAGGCAGCACGATTGTATATGCGTTTATGCAGGCGGTGGGGATTGTAAATGACCACCTTACCTCGTGCTTTAAGCGCAATTCGTCTTTGGGTATGCAATGCGATAAGGTTTTGGATTTTTCGCAAGGCACGGACGCTAAATCCGCTAACCTTACAAAAAATCCAAAAAACTTACACAGCCATACCGCAAATACTAGAATTGTGGATTCTCAACATACAGAATCTAGCGACACTAAAGGGCAAAGTCATTTAGAATCTAGTGCAGATTCAGGTTCGGCAGTATCAAGAGATTATCAAGAGCAAGATAACATTGAGGCGGAAGCAGTTGAGATGAGAAAGGGTGGCTTTCAAGGCGGAGGCGAAGGGAGTTTATTAGACATAAATGACCAAGCCGACAACGCAGAATCTGCTCTTTATCGCTCAAATGCAACGCTTTCTAAGGTTTTGTGTGCAGTGAGTGGGGGGGTAGATTCTAGCGTTGTCGCGACGTTGCTCCACCGCGCAATAGGGGGTGACCTTATTCCGGTGTTTGTGGATACTGGGCTTTTGCGCAAAGGCGAGAGAGAGGCAGTAGAGAAAATGTTTAGAGAAAACCTCAAAGTGCCACTAATCACTGCGGACGCTAGTGCGTTGTTTTTAAGCCGCCTTAAAGGTGTGATTGAGCCAGAGAAAAAGCGTAAAATCATCGGTGAGACCTTTATTGAAGTCTTTGAAAAAGAGGCAAAAAAGCACAATACCAAAGGCGAGATAAAATTCCTCGCACAAGGCACACTTTATCCTGATGTGATAGAATCTGTGAGTGTGAAAGGTCCATCTAAGACGATAAAAAGCCACCATAATGTCGGCGGACTGCCTGAATGGATGAAGTTTGAGCTGATTGAGCCATTACGAGAGCTATTTAAAGATGAAGTGAGGGCGTTAGGGCGAGAGCTAGGAATGCCTGAATCTATGCTAATGCGCCACCCATTCCCGGGACCAGGACTAGCCATACGCATTATGGGAGAGGTGAATAAGGCGGATTTGGATTTGCTGCGTGAGGCGGATTCTATCTTTATAGACGAGCTACATAAACAAGGCTATTATGATAAAGTATGGCAGGCGTTTTGTGTGCTGCTCAATGTGCGGAGCGTGGGTGTAATGGGCGATAATCGCACTTATGATAATACAATTTGTGTGCGTGCGGTGGAAGCGATTGATGGAATGACAGCGACTTTTGCGCATTTGCCCCACGATTTTTTAGAATCTGTAAGTAATAGAATCGTCAATGAAGTAGAGGGCATTAACCGCGTGGTGTATGATATAACTTCTAAACCCCCGGGTACGATTGAGTGGGAGTAG
- a CDS encoding transcriptional regulator has product MVVESFKDFVLEQLDSALQGQYQFSAKKMFGEYCIYVQDMGVQGDNVAKAIFLLCDDTLFIKQHKILQDICKNLPLGIPYPNAKEYYMLDVEDSALLKSIVELVSLILPAPKKRK; this is encoded by the coding sequence ATGGTAGTTGAGTCTTTCAAAGATTTTGTCCTAGAGCAGTTAGATTCTGCATTACAAGGGCAGTATCAATTTAGCGCAAAAAAGATGTTTGGCGAGTATTGTATTTATGTGCAGGATATGGGTGTGCAAGGCGATAATGTAGCTAAAGCGATATTTTTGTTATGCGATGATACATTATTTATCAAGCAGCATAAGATTCTCCAAGATATATGCAAGAATCTGCCACTTGGGATTCCCTACCCAAATGCTAAAGAATATTATATGCTTGATGTGGAAGATTCTGCCTTGCTAAAATCTATCGTGGAACTTGTTAGTCTAATCTTACCCGCCCCAAAGAAGCGCAAATAG